One Paraburkholderia agricolaris DNA segment encodes these proteins:
- a CDS encoding APC family permease, which produces MKHLANEAGQAVEAAIGQAHAADSLKRSLGTVKLVVFVIAAVAPLAAVIGVLPVALVFGSGAALPLAFVLTTIVVAFFCVGYSAISREVTSGGAFYIYIAKGLGRQVGLGSAFTAVVSYVTFVPGGLSYLGFVIHTLVLDMLGVDVHWLWFSGLSAIAVGLLGYQKLDFSSRLVLVLISLEFVLLLVFDSGVVFHLHAASLPAQAMNFKALLDGAPGVSLLLAFTCYFGIESAALYSEEAQSPEKSVARSTYIAVALIGIFYFITSWITVGAIGPSNIRSIPEDQVGLIYFQLSDKYVGRVFTHIIQLAVATSMFATVLSIHNVASRYIFVLGRQGCFPRRLGSIHPRFQSPHVASVAVSLISATVVVFAATFKVHPMLGLGTVALGFAAVGVMLMQVLTSLAVLAYFRTREPRNMWKHVIAPSLSLVGLAAGLAISLKNFEFLSGSNNATINRLPYLLGIVLLGGIAYAGWLRRAHPTRFSSLRFN; this is translated from the coding sequence GCGATTGGGCAGGCGCATGCTGCCGATTCGCTTAAACGCAGTCTCGGCACAGTCAAGCTGGTCGTGTTCGTGATTGCTGCTGTGGCGCCGCTGGCCGCTGTCATTGGCGTGCTTCCGGTCGCTCTGGTTTTCGGAAGCGGTGCGGCGTTGCCACTCGCGTTCGTTCTGACGACCATTGTCGTCGCATTTTTTTGCGTAGGCTACTCGGCGATTAGCCGGGAAGTGACCTCCGGTGGCGCCTTCTATATCTACATCGCAAAGGGCTTGGGGAGACAGGTCGGACTCGGGTCGGCATTTACCGCAGTGGTGTCGTATGTGACTTTTGTGCCCGGCGGACTCAGCTATCTCGGCTTTGTCATTCACACGCTGGTTCTCGACATGCTCGGCGTCGACGTTCACTGGCTGTGGTTCAGCGGTTTGTCCGCGATCGCTGTTGGACTGCTTGGCTATCAGAAGCTGGACTTCAGCTCGCGATTGGTACTCGTGTTGATATCGCTTGAATTCGTGCTGCTGCTCGTGTTCGATTCTGGCGTTGTGTTTCATCTTCACGCTGCGAGTCTGCCCGCACAAGCTATGAATTTCAAGGCGCTATTGGATGGCGCGCCCGGCGTGTCGCTCCTCCTCGCATTCACGTGCTACTTCGGAATCGAATCTGCCGCCTTGTATTCCGAAGAGGCGCAGTCGCCAGAGAAAAGCGTGGCGCGTTCAACCTACATTGCGGTTGCCCTGATTGGGATTTTCTATTTCATCACCTCGTGGATCACCGTAGGGGCGATCGGCCCGTCGAACATCCGCTCTATTCCGGAAGATCAGGTGGGTCTGATTTATTTCCAACTCAGCGACAAGTACGTGGGCCGGGTCTTTACCCACATTATTCAGCTGGCCGTTGCGACCAGTATGTTCGCTACGGTTCTTTCCATTCATAACGTGGCCTCCCGCTACATATTCGTGTTGGGGCGTCAAGGCTGCTTCCCGCGTCGGCTGGGGAGTATTCACCCGAGATTCCAGTCGCCGCATGTGGCGAGCGTCGCCGTATCGCTTATTTCGGCGACGGTCGTGGTTTTTGCTGCTACGTTCAAGGTGCACCCCATGCTGGGTCTCGGTACCGTTGCACTTGGTTTCGCCGCCGTCGGCGTGATGCTGATGCAGGTTCTGACCAGCCTGGCAGTCCTGGCGTATTTCCGAACACGTGAACCGCGGAACATGTGGAAACATGTCATCGCTCCGTCACTCAGTCTTGTCGGTTTGGCTGCGGGACTTGCGATCTCCCTGAAGAATTTCGAGTTCCTAAGTGGTAGCAATAACGCGACGATCAACAGGCTTCCGTATCTCCTTGGAATTGTGCTGTTGGGTGGAATTGCTTACGCAGGTTGGCTCAGGAGAGCTCACCCAACTCGTTTTTCTTCACTACGGTTCAATTGA
- a CDS encoding XdhC family protein — protein MYDAEREVFEAASSWLSSGFNVWLYTVVRTWGSSPRPIGSVMALRDDGRVVGSVSGGCIEDDLIHQLQTKGPPGETRPSIIVYGLNADEAHRFGLPCGGTLQLVQERLGTKSGLDTLLRALREGRIVRRTLRLSTGETHLADASDEPGAIRFDKTTLSTVHGPTWRMLLIGGGYLSAYVSMMAIPLGYAVTLCDPRPEYVAELEIPGVNVVRTMPDDAVIEMKLDARSAVIALTHDPKLDDFALIEALETRAFYVGAIGSRRNSDARRERLSLFGLRDAALANLRCPVGLYLGGNSPPEIALSIIADVTARRNGIPITELADVRLGKTIAG, from the coding sequence ATTTACGATGCCGAGCGGGAAGTGTTTGAAGCAGCCTCTTCATGGCTGTCGTCGGGATTCAACGTTTGGTTGTACACGGTCGTGAGGACATGGGGATCGTCACCCAGGCCAATTGGTTCGGTTATGGCGTTGAGAGACGACGGACGTGTGGTCGGTTCTGTGTCCGGTGGCTGTATCGAAGATGACCTCATTCATCAACTGCAGACAAAAGGACCACCCGGCGAGACCAGACCTTCGATAATCGTGTACGGGTTGAACGCAGACGAAGCTCATAGATTTGGGCTGCCATGTGGCGGGACTTTGCAATTGGTGCAGGAAAGGCTCGGCACTAAAAGTGGACTCGATACTTTGCTTCGCGCGCTAAGAGAAGGCCGGATCGTCCGCCGGACTTTGAGACTTTCCACAGGTGAGACGCATTTGGCAGACGCCTCAGACGAGCCGGGCGCCATTCGATTTGATAAGACAACGCTGTCAACGGTGCATGGGCCAACCTGGCGGATGTTGTTGATAGGTGGCGGCTACCTCAGCGCCTATGTCTCAATGATGGCGATTCCGCTAGGCTATGCCGTGACGCTATGCGACCCACGACCGGAGTATGTCGCTGAATTGGAGATTCCCGGGGTCAACGTTGTGCGGACGATGCCCGACGACGCGGTGATCGAGATGAAACTGGATGCGCGTAGCGCGGTGATTGCGCTGACCCATGACCCAAAGCTTGACGACTTTGCTTTGATAGAGGCACTTGAGACACGCGCGTTCTATGTCGGTGCTATTGGTTCACGCCGAAATAGTGATGCGCGCCGCGAGCGGCTAAGCCTATTTGGATTGCGTGACGCCGCGCTGGCAAATTTGCGCTGCCCGGTAGGGCTCTACCTTGGCGGAAATTCACCTCCTGAGATTGCGCTATCGATCATCGCCGATGTCACGGCGCGGCGTAACGGTATTCCCATTACCGAGTTGGCGGATGTACGGCTTGGAAAGACTATTGCTGGGTAA
- a CDS encoding nuclear transport factor 2 family protein, whose amino-acid sequence MSKNRLVITTAMLCALFASAVCSADESADSLRNAIASALRTQQAANAAGEDAAQLAHRFYTDDVVIIGEGETKPSRGMDAAVKAMVDWNDYLGPGGEKKCHFELEDPVVGSDSTVSTFVVLSCKANPPRLTKDETIRQLFVWKKTSEGWKVAMEMWQSGGFGK is encoded by the coding sequence ATGTCGAAAAATCGGCTAGTTATTACGACCGCGATGCTTTGCGCGCTATTCGCAAGCGCCGTGTGCAGCGCGGACGAAAGCGCGGACTCGCTTCGTAACGCAATTGCGTCTGCGCTGCGCACGCAACAGGCTGCGAACGCTGCAGGAGAAGACGCTGCGCAACTCGCGCACCGGTTTTATACCGATGACGTTGTCATCATCGGCGAGGGCGAAACGAAACCCAGTCGAGGGATGGACGCCGCCGTGAAGGCCATGGTGGATTGGAACGACTACCTGGGCCCTGGCGGCGAGAAGAAGTGCCATTTTGAACTGGAAGACCCGGTGGTTGGCAGTGACAGTACAGTCTCGACCTTTGTGGTTTTGAGCTGTAAGGCAAATCCGCCCAGGCTGACGAAGGACGAAACAATCCGCCAGCTCTTCGTCTGGAAGAAAACGTCCGAGGGCTGGAAAGTCGCGATGGAGATGTGGCAGTCAGGTGGTTTTGGAAAATAG
- a CDS encoding fumarylacetoacetate hydrolase family protein, with product MKLATLRDGTVDGQLVLVDKNSERVCAVTRLASTLQQALDRWDTIAAPLRDTYTRLCANETADAHPLNWNALMAPLPRGYQWLDASAYLRHVELVRRARGAAMPPAALTDPVMYQGVSSPFLPWNADIEVLDASWGPDFEAELVVITGDLAMGASKADCGHAIRLIGLANDISLRGLIPDELAKGFGFIHGKPPTAFGPIFVTPDELGDRWDGERAHLELHVAHNTTTVGRLQTGVDMHFSFADLLHHAAKTRPLCAGTVLGAGTVSNHGENSGYGCIAERRAKEMIKGATPLVPYLADGDTVRIEAFARAEISVFGRIEQRVRYASPR from the coding sequence TTGAAACTCGCCACGCTTCGCGACGGTACGGTTGATGGTCAACTGGTGCTGGTCGACAAGAACTCCGAGCGCGTTTGCGCCGTTACTCGACTCGCCTCGACCCTGCAACAGGCGCTCGATCGGTGGGACACCATTGCAGCGCCTCTGCGCGACACCTACACCCGTTTGTGTGCAAACGAAACGGCGGATGCGCACCCCTTGAATTGGAATGCGCTGATGGCACCATTGCCACGCGGTTATCAGTGGCTGGACGCCAGCGCGTATCTGCGTCATGTCGAACTGGTGCGGCGCGCGCGCGGTGCTGCGATGCCGCCCGCGGCGCTCACGGATCCCGTCATGTACCAAGGCGTGTCCAGCCCATTTCTGCCGTGGAATGCGGACATCGAAGTGCTGGACGCGAGTTGGGGACCGGACTTCGAGGCCGAGCTTGTCGTCATCACGGGCGATCTTGCGATGGGTGCGTCGAAAGCCGACTGTGGCCACGCGATCCGTCTGATCGGTCTCGCCAATGACATCTCGTTGCGGGGGCTCATTCCGGATGAACTTGCCAAGGGATTCGGCTTTATTCACGGCAAACCACCGACTGCGTTCGGCCCGATTTTCGTGACGCCGGACGAACTGGGAGATAGGTGGGACGGCGAACGCGCTCACCTTGAACTGCACGTCGCGCACAACACGACGACGGTCGGCCGCCTTCAGACCGGAGTCGATATGCACTTCTCCTTCGCCGACCTTCTGCACCATGCCGCGAAAACTCGACCGCTGTGCGCGGGTACTGTCCTGGGTGCCGGCACCGTCTCAAACCATGGCGAAAATAGCGGCTACGGTTGCATCGCCGAGCGACGGGCTAAGGAGATGATCAAAGGCGCGACGCCGCTTGTGCCTTATCTTGCCGACGGTGACACAGTCAGGATCGAAGCTTTCGCGCGCGCTGAAATAAGCGTGTTCGGTCGTATCGAGCAACGTGTGCGTTACGCTAGTCCGCGCTGA
- a CDS encoding DUF1302 domain-containing protein — translation MKNRAICACTGAALAVACTSAHAFPFSTGIGDLQGSWDSNITAGMATRTKNPSCSLTGDPDFANCGAAANTAQWSNGDDGDLNYKKFKPYSAYLGLTSELLLSSQEAGVKFMVRGTGLYDFMAKNTQRTDLSGDAYGQIVHNIDLLDLWVQKSFNIGDQQARVRVGNQAINWGESYFAAGGINATNSLDYQKLAIPGTQLKQAILPAPMIDFSTSLPKGFDTEAYYQWAWKANRYPPVGTFWSTSDVFGKGFQPATLNTNNLNVGGLDAGTLAGPGRVGIGTLNATNSALVNGAYPGSLGVPYLTTNAGDNPQYGIRVGYRPPNLDVNFGLYYLQYTDKAPVVSYLANGVSNYHYLSDRRLIGASANLPVGNWAVGTELSYRPRDAVAMSGCFNAGGPADANTNGVSGQTCNGYRDFKKFQYDINAQLNLTPSTYPFIKFLKADAATFTAEFTWINYPGVNPNTQYYSTINGHPVYQLVDAGYVTWLNGGNVGGQGTANSMGLTLDFNWTYDGSLIPGWQVTPGVTFQGTLHGYTPTFSYNYASGAKSANLYVLFNQNPTVWQAGINFAMFFGGNSSSQVYGDRNFIGIFATRNF, via the coding sequence GTGAAAAATAGAGCGATATGCGCGTGCACCGGCGCTGCTTTGGCAGTGGCCTGCACATCTGCCCATGCCTTCCCATTTTCCACGGGAATAGGTGATTTGCAGGGCTCATGGGATTCGAACATCACCGCCGGGATGGCAACGCGAACGAAAAATCCAAGCTGCTCACTCACAGGAGACCCGGACTTTGCCAACTGCGGGGCGGCAGCCAATACGGCCCAATGGTCTAATGGTGACGACGGCGATCTTAACTACAAAAAGTTCAAGCCTTATTCGGCATACCTCGGTCTTACCAGCGAGTTGCTTCTTTCATCACAGGAGGCGGGCGTTAAGTTTATGGTCCGTGGTACAGGCTTGTATGATTTCATGGCTAAGAACACGCAGCGCACGGACCTCTCCGGCGACGCTTATGGACAGATCGTTCACAATATCGACCTGTTGGACCTCTGGGTTCAGAAGAGCTTCAACATCGGCGACCAGCAAGCTCGAGTCCGTGTGGGTAACCAGGCAATCAACTGGGGCGAGAGCTACTTTGCCGCAGGTGGAATCAACGCCACCAACTCGCTGGACTACCAGAAGCTGGCGATTCCCGGCACCCAGTTGAAGCAGGCCATACTTCCCGCACCCATGATTGATTTCTCGACGAGTTTGCCCAAAGGCTTCGACACTGAGGCTTATTATCAGTGGGCATGGAAGGCAAACCGGTATCCACCTGTCGGTACTTTCTGGTCGACTTCCGACGTCTTTGGAAAAGGGTTTCAGCCCGCGACGTTAAACACGAATAACTTAAATGTGGGCGGTCTGGATGCAGGCACACTGGCGGGTCCTGGGCGCGTCGGCATTGGCACGCTGAACGCCACGAACTCGGCGCTTGTCAACGGCGCTTATCCGGGATCGTTAGGCGTCCCGTATCTGACGACCAACGCCGGAGACAATCCGCAATATGGTATTCGCGTTGGCTATCGGCCGCCAAATCTGGACGTCAACTTCGGACTGTACTACCTTCAGTACACGGACAAGGCTCCTGTTGTGTCCTATCTTGCCAATGGAGTGTCTAACTATCATTACCTGTCGGACCGGCGTTTGATTGGCGCTAGTGCTAACCTTCCGGTCGGCAATTGGGCCGTCGGTACTGAACTCTCGTACCGCCCGCGTGATGCTGTGGCGATGTCCGGGTGTTTCAACGCCGGCGGACCCGCGGACGCAAACACAAATGGGGTTTCTGGCCAGACATGCAACGGTTACAGGGATTTCAAGAAATTCCAGTACGACATCAATGCCCAGTTAAACCTCACTCCGAGTACATATCCGTTCATCAAATTTCTGAAGGCGGACGCGGCGACCTTCACGGCTGAATTTACGTGGATTAACTATCCGGGAGTGAATCCCAACACGCAGTACTACAGCACGATTAACGGTCATCCTGTTTATCAGCTCGTCGATGCTGGCTATGTCACCTGGCTGAACGGTGGCAATGTGGGAGGGCAGGGTACGGCCAATTCCATGGGACTGACGCTCGACTTCAACTGGACCTATGACGGCTCGTTGATTCCCGGCTGGCAGGTGACACCTGGCGTGACTTTCCAAGGCACGCTGCATGGCTATACGCCGACGTTCAGCTACAACTATGCATCAGGCGCGAAGTCGGCAAACCTCTACGTGCTGTTCAACCAGAACCCGACCGTATGGCAAGCGGGTATCAACTTCGCCATGTTCTTCGGCGGAAACTCGTCGAGCCAGGTCTATGGAGACAGAAACTTCATCGGTATATTCGCGACCCGCAATTTCTGA